gtgtgacactaacacggtctgggtcaacgtacatcaccgaatgcataaatatgctatccggtggtgaaggcctcacaggaacgtatttgcaacgaacacgggccgagtgcaacgaacaaagaacgaacatgaacgaaaggagagcgaacaaactccggcaatattcagcaccatacgaacacacatcggataaataccgaacatgtgtattcggtacactccgttcaagttttgtgcatgccgatggacttaacgaacatcacctaacacgaaacgcatttggcggatgatagcaggacataaaaagaacataaaacgatcattgacgaacaacaacggatttactaaaataccatccgtttcttgtacggaagacctattcggtgtagtgtgacagaagcataataatcctgcaggcgtcttatatccgatcgttcaacgtccgacaaatgaccggatttgggggtccgattcccgttcgtttctctatgcattgtggccgctaataatcctgcaggcgtcttatattcgatcgttcaacgtccgacaaatgaccggatttggggggtcaacgtccgacaaatgtccggatttggggtccgattcccgtttgtctctctatgcgttgtgtccgctaataatcctgcaggcgttttatattcaatcgttcaacgtccgacaaatgaccggcgaatccgtcgcatgtggcaccaacagggacgtccaccctatcagaaaagtgggggaggagagggtgtttgagagggttttgaccccttagaggcagtgacgtagcaagcactttttcagagggtgaacaaagtggggaaagacaactataagggggaaaactttgacgaaaatggtcaaatattggctaataagtacaaaagggctacaaatctgatatatcagggcaaccagcgtccgggggcaatagaggtgagaaccTTTTGGACAATgatggcccaattgaagccatttgtcattttttggatcaattttagcactattattgggtactattttagtttgaaacagccgccaattggtgaaacgaaagcctaattgaagccattgaaaagttttcaccattattgtataatataaacaattgttttaaaaataacacgtggatgtccatagcagaagcaaaaaggaagacttgtccatttttcaaaatgaaggtccaattgaagccatttgcatggggactgtagggcctatttacattattaggcctaggcctattgtgtaaaaatttagttttaaaatggaaaattttgaaaattgtttttggtgcatcattttacactaatattgccttaaacaaaaaacaaagaaggcccgaactgaatttgcaaaatttaaaatgtcacactgatccactgacacttagatataagacttcagactcgtaatttcaggtaaagcatgcatggattgatatgttaaagtcagtatataatagacctaagtctttggtgacaaaatgtcacgggccctacatatcgacgggccggcagtaattttcacaggcttttgggccaaggaaccacatttaagcactgcctataataatcacaggcctatacttaggcttactactatcctgggtctactcaataacgtacaatttaaccttttccatgttttctcttttttttccttgtcaatcactaaaactggtgggaatttgatattgcgtcctctacccttcagaaagagcccctccctcaatactacttacatgcataggcctactaaattacgtgcaatttaactttttctcttctcttctctcttcaatttttctcactttttttcttttttctcctttccccttttttctacttgtcagtcactaaagtactggggggaaTATAAttttgcgtcacacacccttcagaaagtccccccccctcatgatcgatgcacatgttcgctaATGAAAGATTTTTCCATGCAACTCAATACGGAACTATATATATAGACCTAATCATAGTTTTGCcataatttccgttttgatttcgcCATTTTTCATTTAGATATCTTTTTGACATAGGGGATAAGGTTGGACATTACAACAATTTGCCACAGACtgagtgacaaactctaatgagctgtgacatcattacccaatttacatctcgccgtccacagccaataTAATTTAGTTGGAGCACCATTGGCCTCATAATATATCGTTATACACAAATGCGCTAGAAAAGGATTTAATAGTGTATTTGCTAtatatgcaaataaccactttccttgctccacagtgtatcgggaactggccctttgttatgctaaatagccttccCAATTTTACGTGTTGAAGGCCATACTCTCCATACCTCAGTACACATCAAAAGCAGTATGCAGTACGTATACGGCGTgcgatacacatacacacacaccccgaggatcgtaccgtattacaaccgcgggagtaatatgcatgggcgctagtagtaaattccaattttctatgctttacctcacttgttcggctcaaaattaaaagggacatatctaacagtaaaagctaacattttatggaaaataaatactaatctatttttacagaaatgtcataatatggctttaatgaaaaAATTATAGTATATACATCTCTTACCAGTTTGAACTATCATGAATATCATCCCTCCAGGTTCCAATAAGTTTCTGAGGCATTCCTCTGCATCTCCCATAAAGTACATAACGTCAACAATGCTGATGAAATGGTACTTCTGCTTTGCTCCTGGCGATCTCATATAATCTTGGAAGGTTTGGTTCTGCCAAATATAATCAACTCCGCCCAAATCACAACTTTTCGCGACGGCGTGTTGATATTTAGTGATTTGTTCTGTACTAGGTTCAATGACGGTTGCAGATATTTGAGAGAAGTTGGATTTCAGTATCTTCATCTGTACCATTTCTTGGTAACCTATTGGAAACATATTAAATACAATTAGGGCGAGTTTCTCGACATGaggcttagtaagccttaggccaGCTGGGGGCCGAGGAATTTCCCCAGATTTTTTCAGGGATCAAATGGAGACGGCAAAGGGTAAAGTGTTACTAAAAATTGgtccaaaaattgacaaatggggatgaaaattgCCTTTGCCCCAACACTAAGTTTCTGGCTATACGCTACGCCTTAGGTTTAAGTTGACTAGCCAAATGCTAAGCCACCCTTCGAGAAACTTGCCCTTACTGTCAGTAATCAGCAACTTAGCTCATTAGCTGACATGATGTCCTTCTTGCACATTTTACGGTGACAatttctatttcttttgtttacaACAACTTCAACAGCTATAAATTCACGTTCTGGCGATAACAGGCTGAAAACTGGGGGTCGGGACAgagagaataaaaataaaaactcatTAAAAGCTAGAGAGTTCAGTGAACATGgtctaaaatgtttgttttggaaTAAATTAATTGGGTAAATCCCCCAATGTAAATTTCAGGAGAACTAAAATAACATAATGAAATAAATGGCTACCAATAGAGCATTTACATATAGCGGACAGACATACCATCACCAGTACCAACACCAAGTACTTGGAGTGACTGGTCACCAATTGTATCCCCATCACGAAGCCTTTCAGACAAAATCTTCACCACTTCTGATTCAAAATTAGTCTCGATCCAATTTGGAAGAATTTCGAATCGGTTTGAATGTTGCCAATACGTTGCTAATCCCAACCAATAGTGATCCAAGCGTTGGTAATATGATTCTGGTAGTTTTGTATGTTTGAAAGCCATGTCGTTATCCGATCATTTCATGTCGTGTAATGATGTGtataccaaaaaacgttgacaacgtaaagaaatcagcaagtttaaaaaacccacctcggctcactttttgaaacttggtcccatttgtaaaaggtattgatttaaacttcatcatatttatataaatttaaaacatccagaagtgtagtaggcttgtaatcttgttggaaacgctgtattctgttgaaataaaataaaaacactgatttgctgttggtattcaaaatgggaccaagtttcaaaaagtgagccgaggtgggtttttttaaacttgctgatttctttacgttgtcaacgttttttggtagatttcttttctttttatgaatgtaaccaagcagctccaagcttggatagtcatcaggttacaaagtgctccataaaacgaaaaatagatgtttgaagttgctgttcatgatttatgacaataaataattaaacaaaactttatcagtcgtttatttttaaaacttgctcgtcacgcgtaactgaggcgtacacaatgatcaatatatattttaatatactttaattattcaaggcaacgtaaatatgtacagaaaatgtaaatatgaacaacacacacccaatgttgacaatgccagagagatacggagagtaagtccgatttacttccaagttggaactggtaaatgcgcatatatttaagcctatactacggaagcgtctaaatgccccgactgggcaagataatcgtgtttgaatgtttgtggttctttatagccctgcggtcaatctacttggctatccaaacttcgcagtttgtggttctttgtagccctgcgggccaacctagttggatatgcctattaagcggcggttatctgcgatctttcgtggtttgtggttttaatttcccttatcaagcactgccctctatcgggagctaatttatagtttaagcttgttggatatccatatttcgtggtttgtggttcttcgtagccctgtggggcaatctagttgcaaatacaaatttggcggtttgtggctcttcatttcgtttcatttcgtttatcgcggtttgtggtcttaatttattggatatccatatttcgcggtttgtggttctttataatctataggcctgtgggcaatctagttggatatccaaatttcgcggtttgtggttctttgtagcctgcgggccaacctagttggatatgcctagtaagcggcggttatctgcgatctttcgtggtgtgtggttttaatttcccttatcaagcctgccctctatcgggagctaatttatagtttaagcttgttggatatccatatttcgtggtttgtggttctttgtagccctgtggggcaatctagttgcatatccaaatttcgcggtttgtggctcttcatttcatttcatttcattttatcgcggtttgtggtcttaatttgttggatatccatatttcgcggtttttggttctttgtagcctgcggggcaatctagttggatatccctattaagcggaggttgtcggcgatctttcgcggtttgtgattttaatttcccttatcaagccctctatcggcagttaatttatagtttaagcttgttggatatccaaatttcgcggtttgtggttctttatagccctgcgaggcaatctagttggatatccaaatttaacggcagttgttggcgatctttcgcggtttgtggtcttaatttgttggatatccatatttcgcggtttgtggttctttataatcgataagcctgcgggcaatcttgttggatatgcaaattttgcggtttgtggttctttgtagccctgcggggcaatctagttggatatccctattaagcggcggttgtcagcgatctttcgcggtttgtgattttaattactcttatcaggccctgccctctatcgggagctagttgATAGGTTAagcctgttggatatccatatttcgtggtgtgtgattctttatagctatgtggggcaatctagtggcatatcgaaattccgcggtttgtggttctttatagccctgcggtgaaatctagttggatatcaatattcagcggcagttgttggcgatctttcgcggtttgtgattttaatttgtgacaatttataatatttattgcaaatataatttcagattgaactgtgaacagagccaatgataaatgtcatgatagtcaggcatggtgaaagcatctggatggtgaaagtaggcctaggcctaggcctaaatgagaataaaaaatcaaacatgtttgtttgatgaaaaaaaaaaaaaaatatcataattgcaatggatgttcgagatggtgttattcttgatttatgacaataaattggttaataaaacattaagaaaaaaaaagtggtgggaagtttcgaacttgagcaaaaattcataaatggattagaagtccaggaccttaaccgcttcgccacggggacgacccgatataacgacgtgtgaaagtggagtatttattaatatgaatgtatgctgtggtccggaaagaataaaagaattgcgaaaaacttgatttttttggcgaatgggatccagaatttgtatgtagggtatccaggaatatactagggtatatttgaaagtgaatctcaaaaggtagtgcgacagtgacagccatgtatggctgtgcagtgacgaaagattgtggatatcagtatgattaggccgtgtaaaattaatattttggttctcgtccctccctcctcaatttctgggatttgtcagatttttttttttttttttagatttttcagtttttttagactttggaatgatttatgaaatcttcatacatataaataagtttattagagaacaagcatcacttccaagtttatccctcagaatctcacatttgaaaaaaaaaaaaaaaaaaggcctcatcgtttcctcgagacTGAAAGACTACTGactatgctaattttacattgaaaaaaaaaaaaaaaaaaaaacacctccctccctcatcaattcatgaaaatcctctggacgagaaccaaaacattaattttatacggccttagctatgattttccactaattttggctatgaaataccgcgtgaaataaagcaagaatgtttatttattatcaaacaatcggattgactgtatgattggtgtaactttttgaataatgagttattaaaatattacactttggatagtaaatacgatttagcatggttttagatatattttgtacccagcgaaaaatatcatagaacaatagcgttttgtttcgtgtaaatatagtcccgcggtgcatcttcttattcttctttatcagtcgtttttttaaaaacttgctggtcatgctaccgcgtgactctaatagtgTAGCTTGTGCCAGAACTCGTGATCGGGTGCCTTGATGTTATGATTATGaacattaggcctaggcctactaatttaagggtagacgaggtattgttggtcgaagcaaccaaaaaaaaaatcgattttcattatctagatcaataggcctatattattaaaaattaacaccttgatgttttgcaaaagttcattctacaaatcgtatattttgcaaacttgcttaatttattattgttaatgagttatgtacgttttacaaaagtgttgttgtttcagccctctttacaacgtaactcaagaaccgcagcacctataaaagtatatatgtgaccgtccacggcgaatgagccgtaaattcctccccggtcaattttgttttatttcgtgtttaaaaataaacatcataaacttaaaatggtatatcatttgacttcaaacgatatccagaagcgaggttatggtttgttaaactttgctccttcaacaaaattatagctttttacatgTGTcacttttccacattgctggcaatatatatcaaacagtcataattggcggtcatttcaaatcatccccaagtcaacgaggtttaagaaagttctctcattgtcaagttaaaagggcatttcgtgatccataatGTTTAtctacaaaaatttcttgcagattaattcgtttagcaaagatatcgtgaaatttgaatttcgttctggtataccagaacgaaattacaacacattgtctatggagcagtgtaatacacatcatgcataactcgcaaacgcaaaatcggaatcaactgaaattttgggaataagcttttttcgtggatatctactgaaaaatgtcataaaaagaggaggctaggatcacgaaatactcctttaattaaaaTAATTGATTTACATTTTAGATGAAAACCTACCATTCTAAATAACTACAAccaattacgcatcgcacactagcacaattaaacatgaatttacaaatggaaacattacatgcaaagGCAGATAtgccagagtaaaaactccggacacacctgcctgtgcggggactcgaaccccagacctctcgcttgtcgggcgagtctcttaccactgagctacacagactgtccctgataaacaggactcaagtctggtacttatggatatgagcagtcatgcggggtaaacagtacacCGCATGACTGTACAACCAATTACTTTTCTGTAATTACACAGCACCGTTAACTTGGCATTAGTGAATTAACCAGGTGTACAATTTCATCGAGCCGTAGCTACgttcaaaaatggcaaaatccgAGTCAAATGCACTTTTTAAGTCTATATATTTTATgtagctattgggctattccagaaaataagtgcaccccccccccattatagaggagtaacttttcaatcaaagaaatgtctggattttcaAGTTTGCTTCATGTGAAACGACTGGAATTctagttgccaatgttacttgaaaaggcttggaaatgcaattaaatgaatgaaatatcACGGAAATGAGGTCTCAAATtgcggatttctgattttgaactattttcccGCTGGATTTGTTGCCTTAAGACACTTtagaaagtctggatttccaacaattatgactggacaaaaagtccggaaatccggactCCTCTATATAGGAGGTGTGCATCTATTTCTGGAATCGCTCATTTAGTTACGACAGAAGAAAGTCATATTACAAAAGAATGATAATTGAGACCTAATGAGCCGTTTGATCAACATGTTTATTTCATTGTCTTTGCAATATtccccccatgagaactacctgctgattggccaaaagtaGTTTTCATTCTCgattagaccaatcagcaacattgttagaataatttcaccgcgCAAAAAAATacagtgaagatatcacgtaattgaccaatcagaggcaatgttagatcggcaggtagtgctcagggggttaatcacGTGACCAATCGTGTAAGTATTATTAGAAACAACAAGTTGTCCCTACGATGATATTACGCCAACATTTGGAAATAGAAATGATATAATATTATGTTATCAAATTTTTAAATATAAGCTGTGGTGTACCCCAACGGTAAATTCTTGGACcactattatttatatattttacatgaTAATAATTACATCAAGGAAGATCCAATTTATTCTATCTGCTTATCATACTCAAATAAGAATATCATATGTATttttaacgtggctgtgtactctagacgttATTTCTTCCAAGgaattgagtttttttttttatatgtatgtactttgtaatttttttttatgcaaaGAAACATTCTGGCGAATTTTGCATGACAGAAACCTGCTTTGGtatattatcgatatcttgattgtggaacgttattTTGAACATCTAACTATCCACATTATTTCCGGAACCGGGGAAGGGCTGGGAGGGGCCGGCGGTACAACCAATAATGTTGGTGCCGCCACGAATAATTTTACGTTGTCTCAGTTGTAATGTGAGGGGACAAAACCAAATTTTCGTCCCTATTTGTTAATGTcaactttactctttgccgtccacaTTTTATCAATTAGTACAGTTATGCTCTCAtcacacagtgtcgacttcctattcgataaatataaatttaatactccgttggtgagcgacgggcgactggtatttcaccgaacgcaagaaaaggagttctatctgattggctagcaatcgatcgcttaggtcgcttagtagtcaactacaaactcaaaactgagcatcgtattcaattcgattgaaatcgatattctattattgccgtagataaagagagtgatagtgtgtcaataatgtacattgtattgcagctggattttacatgcattcttttatataaattttttctcaaagagttgaatatgatcaaaatttttactcaggatttcaaatttttacccgcaaattgcagttaaacatatccacagcaaaataccggtcctcactaattagtgtatttaatttccagttagtgtatttaagataaaacctgacaacaaataaaattttcttgcaatagaaatatcatatgggatactgatatggtaggccgcaaccgccacaacgtggagctgctacgcgtagctgactttttgctccgtggagccaaattgaccaatcatgatcatgttagagtttttcattactcggaggtaaaactgactaattaagtacgacttactcattacgtgaagcgaatttattcattaagaatttgccagacgagcgtcacgtagttgcaagatatcctcggtcacgaaagttatgattcaaaaagtagtttatgaaaagtacgaactgacttattattaagatggacatgcactcataagaaactcatacagtattgtacataactatatagctaggcaaagtggtggtaaactatgcacacagttctgcgatctgcagtgtatcgccgggagctaaattgtataacttgcgcggtgtccctgcggaattcgaccttcagcaaactgcaaaccagttcggatttactttatatactagtagtaggccatacatactgtagttactgtccgttttcctatacacaatactcagtgcgctcaccattgacgctgtgtaaaaaataaccggctaatatttaaagtattctctgaaattctagaaaatatagttttgtaacatgtcctaaatttttagctaatttaggtgtttggaaatattggtacttttgt
Above is a genomic segment from Amphiura filiformis chromosome 10, Afil_fr2py, whole genome shotgun sequence containing:
- the LOC140161718 gene encoding histamine N-methyltransferase-like, with translation MAFKHTKLPESYYQRLDHYWLGLATYWQHSNRFEILPNWIETNFESEVVKILSERLRDGDTIGDQSLQVLGVGTGDGYQEMVQMKILKSNFSQISATVIEPSTEQITKYQHAVAKSCDLGGVDYIWQNQTFQDYMRSPGAKQKYHFISIVDVMYFMGDAEECLRNLLEPGGMIFMIVQTEHTGVGNLVKTFPHLAVEEQIPRSSESGVAKRNYLINSAVVKTALTKLQFTYTQSAFLEIADLTYCFTHAGTPVARLLLDMITTKKHFKESVSDEVFNQVMEYLKRNTRIEKSDQGDDVYYFDTECEVLLISK